A DNA window from Aquarana catesbeiana isolate 2022-GZ linkage group LG01, ASM4218655v1, whole genome shotgun sequence contains the following coding sequences:
- the SIRT4 gene encoding NAD-dependent protein lipoamidase sirtuin-4, mitochondrial gives MWISVTKCALVIRKQSIALIRRSLSDYVPVCPPAHPSEVERLQDFVLCSQRLFVMTGAGISTESGIPDYRSEGVGLYARTERRPIQHAEFVRSQDARRRYWARNFVGWPQFSSHKPNTAHMALYNWEKAGKLHWLVTQNVDALHAKAGQRRLTELHGCTHRVICLGCQTVSSRFELQERFIALNPSWNEQAYGVAPDGDVFLTDEQVSNFRVPPCDKCGGILKPQVTFFGDTVNREVVFSLYENLGQADAILIVGSSLQVYSGYRFALKAQEKGIPIAILNIGPTRADHLAVVKVIGRCGDILAKIMSVNQRLQENVS, from the exons ATGTGGATCTCTGTCACAAAATGTGCTCTTGTCATTCGAAAGCAGAGCATTGCCTTGATCAGACGCAGCCTCTCAGATTATGTCCCAGTCTGTCCACCGGCTCATCCAAGTGAAGTGGAACGTCTCCAAGACTTTGTGCTCTGCTCTCAGAGACTGTTTGTCATGACAGGTGCTGGAATTTCCACAGAATCAGGAATCCCGGATTACCGCTCAGAGGGAGTGGGACTGTATGCCAGGACTGAACGTAGACCCATTCAGCATGCAGAGTTTGTCAGGAGTCAGGATGCTCGCAGGCGATACTGGGCCCGAAACTTTGTGGGGTGGCCACAGTTTTCATCTCATAAGCCCAATACAGCTCACATGGCTCTATACAACTGGGAGAAGGCTGGGAAACTGCATTGGTTAGTGACACAAAATGTTGATGCCTTACACGCTAAAGCTGGACAGCGCCGTCTGACTGAGTTGCATGGTTGCACCCACAG GGTGATTTGTCTGGGTTGTCAGACAGTGAGCAGCAGATTTGAGCTTCAGGAACGTTTCATAGCTCTCAATCCATCTTGGAATGAACAGGCTTATGGGGTTGCACCAGATGGTGATGTATTCTTGACTGATGAGCAAGTGTCCAATTTTCGTGTCCCACCCTGTGACAAGTGTGGTGGTATTCTGAAGCCACAGGTGACGTTCTTTGGTGATACAGTAAACAGAGAAGTGGTGTTCTCTCTTTATGAGAATCTAGGTCAAGCGGATGCCATTCTGATAGTGGGCTCCTCTTTGCAG GTTTACTCTGGCTATAGGTTTGCACTTAAAGCCCAGGAAAAGGGGATTCCTATTGCAATTCTTAACATTGGACCCACCAGAGCTGATCATCTTGCAGTCGTTAAAGTTATTGGTCGCTGTGGGGATATCTTGGCAAAGATAATGTCAGTGAATCAACGTTTGCAGGAAAATGTGAGCTAA